One segment of Nostoc piscinale CENA21 DNA contains the following:
- a CDS encoding DUF2811 domain-containing protein, whose protein sequence is MNTKVSIFTEIPETLHESLKTYLETHPDWDQTRVLTAALSLFLLQNGDSDRRAARVYLETLFHNC, encoded by the coding sequence ATGAACACAAAGGTGAGCATTTTTACGGAAATTCCCGAAACACTCCATGAATCTCTCAAAACTTATTTAGAAACTCACCCTGATTGGGATCAAACTCGTGTGTTAACAGCAGCCTTGTCACTGTTTTTACTCCAAAATGGGGATAGCGATCGCCGTGCTGCTCGTGTTTATCTAGAAACTTTATTCCACAACTGCTAG